The Methylococcus sp. Mc7 genomic sequence AGCAGGGTCATGTGCGCCCGGAAAAGATGCAGGGTACCGTCGTCCAGACGCCAGGCCAGCACGCCGCGGCATTCGCCTTCATCCATGAGAAGGTCGAGTGCGAAATATTCGGCGAAGAACTCGGCTTCGTGTTTCAGCGACTGCTGGTACAGGGTCTGCAGGATCGCATGGCCGGTATGGTCCGCGGCGGCGCAGGTGCGCTGGGCCACGCCTTTGCCGTAGCGCGTGGTCATGCCGCCGAAGGGGCGCTGGTAAATCTTGCCGTTTTCAGTGCGCGAGAACGGAACGCCGTAGTGTTCCAGCTCGATGACCGCCGGCATGGCCTCGCGGCACATGTATTCGATCGCGTCCTGGTCGCCCAGCCAGTCCGAGCCCTTGACCGTGTCGTACATGTGCCAGCGCCAGTCGTCCTCGCCCATGTTGCCCAGCGCCGCGCTGATGCCGCCCTGCGCCGCCACGGTGTGGCTGCGGGTGGGAAATACCTTGGTGATGCAGGCCGTCTTGAGGCCCTTCTCGGCCATTCCCAGGGTGGCGCGCAATCCCGCCCCGCCGGCGCCGACCACGACGGCATCGTAGGTGTGCCGGACGATTTCGTAGGCCTTGCTCATGTCAGCTACGCGAATACGATGCGGAGGATGGCGTAGACCGCTGCCAGCGTGAGGAAGGAAACCACCAGTTTGATGCCGAGGATGCCGACCAGCTTGAGCCAGTCGAGATGGACGTAGTCCTCGATGACGACCTGCAAGCCGAGCATCGTGTGGTAGAAGACGATCAGTATGAAAGACAGAAGCAGCAGGGTATTCCAGGGCACGTTGATCCATGCCACCAGCTCGGCATGGCTGGCGGAAGGAAGCAGGGCCACGCTGAAGGCGAACCAGAGTCCCAGCGGGACCAGGGCTACCGCCGTCACCCGCTGCCGCCACCAGTCGTGCAGCCCTTCGCGGGCGGAGCCGAGGCCGCGGGCCCGGGCGAGCGGGGTCCTGTAGTTTTTCATCGGGTTCAGCTCCGGGCGATGGTGGCGACGGCGACGGCCAGTACCAGCACGAGCGCAGCCGCGAGCTCGCCCAGCGCGTAATAGGTGAGGGAGTCCCGCGAGAAACCGTGTCCGGTGTCCCAGGCAAGATGGCGGATGCCATGGGAAAGATGAAAAAGCAGAGCGGCGATCCAGGCCCATAGCAGGATTCTGCCCACGATGCCGGACAGGAACGCGTGGACCGGTGCATAGGCCGACGGCCCCTGTACCACCGACATGAGCACCAGCACCAGTCCGACCAGTCCCAGACTGAGCAGGACGCCGGTGATCCGGTGGGTAATGGAAAGCAACGCGGTGACCGGCAGGCGATAGACCTGGAGGTGAGGGGAAAGCGGACGTTCGCGGACGGACGGGCGGGGCGGCTCGGTGTTCATTCTCTCCATGGGCGGCGCGATATCCTCCCGGCTCAGGCGCCGCCGCGTGCGGCCCGCTCGCGATCGCGCCGGAGGTTCATGGCGCCGGCGTCACTTTCCAGCGCCGCTCAGAACGAGCTTCACCACACCGTACACCGTCAGGACGAAAACGACCGTTCCGATGATGCCGGCCACGATGTACGCCTTGGCTGAGCCGTGCTGGAAGTCGCGGAGCCGGTTCTTTTCGCTCTGTACGCCGAAAGCGCCGGCCAGCGTGCTGGCGATCACTTGCAGCAGATTGGGTTTGTCTTGAGTGTCGGACATGCTGGGTGTCGGGTTCGCGGCGGAACGTCCCTGTTCGAGCCGTCGGTCAGGATGCCGGAGTGGAAGACTTCTTCCGGAGCAGATAGTACTTGATTCCGAAGGCGCCGGCGATCACCAGGAACACCATGCCCACGGCGATCTTGTCACTGCTGATCACGTCCTCGTCCACGTTCAGGCCGTAAGTGCGCACGTAGGTGCTCAGGAAATAAAGCGTCTGAACCGTGGCGATGGACAGAGTTAGAGAGACGATGAACTTGTCGGCGACCGGGTGGTCCGAAAACGCCACCTTGTCGAAGAAGAGCTTGACGATCAGATAGCCCGGTACGAACATTTCCAGGATGGTGATCACGAAGCGTTCGACCCAGTAGAACGGAGAGGTCGTGGCGAACACCGACAGCAGGATGATGACGATGGCGCTAACGCCGGCGATGCCGATCCAGAGTTTCTTGTCTACTTCGCTGAATTCCAAAAAGTCGCTGATTTTCATTGTTTTTCTCCTAGCGTTTCTTGAAGAAATAGAAACCTTCTATTCCTCCTTTCAATATCATGCCGTCGCCGGTCATTTCCTGGACCGCGTAATCGATCGTCTTGCCGGGGCGGCCGGGATCGTCGGCGGAAATCTTGCCGTTCACGATCTGGTATTTCCATTCGTGCACGTCGTTCATCTTCAGGTGCCGGTTGTAACCCGAGGTCACGATGACGCCGTCGGCACGGAATTCCCATGTCCGGTTTTCCTCGATCCTGGGGCCCTTCAGCGAGGAAGACACGGTTTCGAGCTGCCAGATTCCCACGATTTCGCTCGCATCCTTCAGGTAAACGTCGGCGGCTGCGGTGCCCGCCGACAGTCCCGCGAGCAGCGCGATGCCCGCCAGGGTAGAAAAACGCTTCATTCCGATCCTCCTCATAAGTGCCCGTTGCGGGATGGCGTCTCTCCTTCCGTTCGTCGGGGAGGCGCTCAAGTCCGTTCCTAAAGTTCCTTATCAATTGTCTCCCGGTTGACTCGCATCTGGCAAGGAACCCGCCAAGTTTATCCATGGCGCCCAAGCGAATACAATGGAGCGCTTTCGCCTCGGCTGTCGATCATGACCATTCTCGTTACCGCAGCGGAGCGTTCCTCGCTCCTAAGACGTCTGCTCAAGGAACGCATCCTGTTTCTCGATGGCGCCATGGGTACCATGATCCAGCGCCATAAGCTGGGGGAGGCCGATTACCGGGGCCAGCGTTTCGCCGACTGGCCGCAGGACGTCAAGGGCAACAACGACCTCTTGTCGCTGACCCGTCCGGACGTGATCGAGGCCATCCACTGGGCCTATCTCGAAGCCGGCGCCGACATCCTGGAAACCAACACCTTCAACGCCACCCGCATCAGCATGGCGGATTACGGCATGGAGGCGCTGGTCTACGAGATCAACCTGGCTTCGGCCCGGCTGGCGCGGCAGGCGGCGGACCGCATGAGCCGACAGACGCCGGACCGGCCGCGCTTCGTCGCGGGCGTCCTGGGGCCGACCAGCCGGACCGCCTCGATTTCGCCCTCGGTCAACGATCCGGGCTTCCGCAACATCAGCTTCGACGAACTGGTCGAGGCCTACACCGAGGCCGTGCGTGGCCTGGTCGACGGCGGTGCCGACATCATACTGATCGAGACCATCTTCGATACCCTCAACGCCAAGGCGGCGGTGTTCGCG encodes the following:
- the sdhD gene encoding succinate dehydrogenase, hydrophobic membrane anchor protein, which produces MKNYRTPLARARGLGSAREGLHDWWRQRVTAVALVPLGLWFAFSVALLPSASHAELVAWINVPWNTLLLLSFILIVFYHTMLGLQVVIEDYVHLDWLKLVGILGIKLVVSFLTLAAVYAILRIVFA
- the sdhC gene encoding succinate dehydrogenase, cytochrome b556 subunit, producing the protein MERMNTEPPRPSVRERPLSPHLQVYRLPVTALLSITHRITGVLLSLGLVGLVLVLMSVVQGPSAYAPVHAFLSGIVGRILLWAWIAALLFHLSHGIRHLAWDTGHGFSRDSLTYYALGELAAALVLVLAVAVATIARS
- a CDS encoding DUF2970 domain-containing protein, which encodes MSDTQDKPNLLQVIASTLAGAFGVQSEKNRLRDFQHGSAKAYIVAGIIGTVVFVLTVYGVVKLVLSGAGK